A single region of the Pseudomonas solani genome encodes:
- a CDS encoding glycoside hydrolase family 19 protein produces MFILDLYDAMRDEYRRWRDGPPAPSTVSVTAVSPAPTPTPEPPPPSDLPAVKNWSHPFGDTSSVFQQLATLAKAQSGYFPLGRNGLWHGGVHFDSGTAGTAGPQGQSFVRCLADGEVIAYRIPEQTPKTTFFPAPGVIMKAPFATGFVLVCHRLEAPKIEGVADTPPSLIFYSLYMHLADWASYLADPDKPRPAFWPESNQYRVKTDTDFSPVRAGERGLNLRHAPTQGKTIGFLPQGTAITVSGEGAYRKVEGIKGPVKLQNPDGTLQGYVGFSALLDLGGGAYRVNTTRDALRVRPTPDTSRDKIFELPSGTEITISGEGDFRKLESVVQYVHLASLEGERVPERGKVVVLDRPRPIKAGDLIGHLGPYQESNEEAPQERLHLEVFACENVEAFFARSRQWADQMPEKARTWLKLEKGTTVVVHQPGHSHSAPPNLGDPHVASGAKLLIPRTELDGLSADRKITVPATETSKARNWYRLDDLLIDAAGKDIPMGWICDEIGVTPWVNPWSWDGYEVIYNDDPPQNALAHFLLNMGDYFDGKEMEQWKPLADASDKGPVRERLFEIIDADRDGKITTDEIQKALKVPAYAQSISQLVIHYESEWFYQQRKWDALDKVLGHTGSTPILNWVAEKERIRELGWWGDIVTSGKLPASGTVSCLHPLIFGISLASRDRITVEFLEEVTGKIGDWFTGVGGGANFVNAFPERYPNIYKFNKYDFIDILNGALRRYGIETPYQQAHFISQCFHECAHFETAVEFGSGERYNPGNHPDAVENGNTELGDGPKYKGKGLIQLTWKKNYKLYSDFKGFDFVSNPYLLAEDMYLAVDASCWFWRKNGGVHKKYDAKGDINILIENEPRNVRLVTLAVNGGDNGLAEREKIFGRIISEWGLG; encoded by the coding sequence TTGTTCATTCTCGATCTCTATGACGCGATGAGGGATGAGTACCGTCGCTGGCGCGACGGACCTCCCGCGCCTTCCACCGTATCGGTGACCGCGGTGTCTCCCGCACCGACTCCGACGCCAGAACCGCCGCCGCCAAGCGACTTGCCGGCGGTGAAGAACTGGAGTCACCCCTTTGGCGATACCTCGTCCGTCTTCCAGCAGTTGGCCACGCTGGCCAAGGCACAGTCGGGCTACTTTCCGCTGGGGCGCAATGGCCTGTGGCATGGCGGGGTGCATTTCGATTCAGGCACGGCGGGCACGGCGGGCCCTCAAGGCCAGAGCTTCGTGCGTTGCCTGGCCGATGGTGAGGTGATCGCCTATCGCATTCCCGAGCAAACGCCTAAGACCACGTTCTTCCCGGCACCAGGCGTGATCATGAAGGCACCCTTCGCCACGGGCTTCGTGTTGGTCTGCCACCGTCTGGAGGCCCCGAAGATCGAAGGCGTCGCCGACACGCCCCCCAGCCTAATCTTCTACAGCCTGTACATGCACCTCGCGGACTGGGCGAGCTACCTGGCGGACCCTGACAAACCACGGCCAGCGTTCTGGCCGGAGTCGAACCAGTACCGGGTGAAGACGGATACAGACTTCAGTCCTGTCCGTGCTGGCGAAAGAGGCCTCAACCTCAGGCACGCTCCGACTCAGGGCAAGACCATCGGCTTTCTACCGCAAGGCACTGCCATCACCGTCAGCGGTGAAGGTGCCTATCGCAAAGTCGAGGGCATCAAGGGGCCGGTGAAACTGCAAAACCCAGACGGCACCTTGCAAGGCTATGTCGGCTTCAGCGCATTGCTGGACCTGGGCGGTGGAGCCTATCGGGTCAATACGACCCGTGATGCGCTGCGGGTGCGACCCACACCGGACACCTCCCGCGACAAGATCTTCGAATTGCCCAGCGGCACGGAAATCACCATCAGTGGAGAAGGCGACTTCCGCAAGCTGGAAAGCGTCGTCCAGTACGTGCATCTCGCTTCGCTGGAGGGTGAGCGCGTACCCGAACGGGGGAAGGTCGTGGTGCTGGACAGGCCCCGCCCGATCAAGGCCGGCGACCTTATCGGTCACCTCGGCCCCTACCAGGAGAGCAATGAGGAGGCCCCGCAGGAGCGATTGCACCTGGAAGTCTTCGCCTGTGAAAACGTGGAGGCCTTCTTCGCTCGAAGCCGCCAATGGGCAGACCAAATGCCCGAGAAAGCCAGAACCTGGCTGAAGCTGGAAAAGGGCACGACGGTCGTCGTCCACCAGCCAGGCCACAGCCACTCGGCTCCGCCGAACCTTGGCGACCCCCATGTTGCGAGCGGTGCGAAGCTGCTGATCCCGCGTACCGAACTGGACGGCCTGTCGGCAGATAGAAAGATCACCGTACCCGCCACTGAGACGTCCAAGGCCAGGAACTGGTATCGCCTGGATGACCTGTTGATCGACGCAGCGGGCAAGGACATCCCCATGGGGTGGATCTGCGATGAAATCGGTGTAACGCCCTGGGTCAACCCCTGGTCGTGGGACGGCTATGAAGTCATCTACAACGACGACCCGCCACAGAACGCCCTGGCCCACTTCCTGTTGAACATGGGCGATTACTTTGATGGCAAGGAAATGGAGCAGTGGAAGCCCCTGGCCGATGCATCAGACAAAGGACCGGTAAGAGAGCGGCTCTTCGAAATCATCGATGCAGATCGTGATGGGAAGATCACCACTGACGAGATTCAGAAGGCGCTCAAGGTTCCCGCCTACGCCCAGTCCATTTCTCAATTGGTCATTCACTACGAAAGTGAGTGGTTCTATCAACAACGGAAGTGGGATGCACTGGATAAGGTGCTGGGGCATACGGGATCGACACCTATCTTGAATTGGGTGGCGGAGAAGGAGCGGATAAGAGAGTTAGGGTGGTGGGGAGATATTGTGACTAGCGGAAAACTCCCAGCCTCTGGGACCGTTTCGTGTTTGCACCCTCTAATATTCGGTATTTCTCTAGCTTCCAGAGATCGAATTACAGTTGAGTTTTTGGAAGAAGTCACCGGAAAAATTGGGGACTGGTTTACGGGGGTGGGAGGTGGTGCGAATTTTGTTAACGCATTTCCTGAGAGATACCCGAATATTTATAAATTCAATAAATATGATTTTATAGATATTTTAAATGGTGCTCTTCGAAGATATGGAATAGAAACTCCTTACCAGCAAGCGCATTTTATTTCTCAGTGCTTTCATGAGTGTGCGCATTTTGAGACTGCGGTTGAGTTCGGGTCTGGAGAAAGATACAACCCTGGCAATCATCCCGATGCTGTTGAGAATGGTAATACAGAGCTGGGCGATGGTCCGAAATACAAGGGCAAAGGCCTGATTCAATTGACTTGGAAGAAAAACTATAAGTTGTACTCGGATTTTAAGGGCTTTGATTTCGTGTCTAATCCATATCTTCTTGCAGAGGATATGTATCTGGCAGTGGATGCTTCATGCTGGTTCTGGAGGAAAAATGGCGGTGTACATAAAAAATACGACGCCAAGGGAGATATAAATATTCTGATAGAAAATGAACCTCGGAACGTGAGGCTAGTAACTCTGGCGGTTAATGGTGGGGATAATGGGCTTGCGGAGAGGGAAAAAATATTTGGGAGAATAATAAGTGAGTGGGGGTTGGGATGA
- a CDS encoding PAAR domain-containing protein: protein MFRNSGGTRWRCSHLSFPGHGSTVVAEGYPVFKDHGVPVAFHGHRCACCCVLLTPLPGATAS, encoded by the coding sequence ATTTTTCGGAATAGCGGTGGCACGCGTTGGCGATGCAGTCACTTGTCTTTTCCCGGCCACGGTTCGACGGTGGTCGCTGAGGGATACCCAGTGTTCAAGGATCATGGCGTACCGGTTGCCTTTCATGGCCATCGTTGCGCCTGCTGCTGCGTACTTCTCACGCCATTGCCTGGAGCGACCGCGAGCTGA